The following proteins are co-located in the Apium graveolens cultivar Ventura chromosome 5, ASM990537v1, whole genome shotgun sequence genome:
- the LOC141724252 gene encoding 10 kDa chaperonin 1, chloroplastic isoform X2 — protein MASSSITLAKPFTCHKTPNFPSISNPKFPGFQRNSLRINAIAKTIDPTKVVPQADRVLIRLQDLPQKSAGGVLLPKSAVKFERYLMGEVLSVGAEVGEVEAGKKVLFSDINAYEDL, from the exons ATGGCATCTTCTTCCATCACACTAGCTAAACCCTTTACTTGTCACAAAACCCCCAACTTTCCTTCCATTTCTAACCCCAAATTCCCTG GGTTTCAAAGAAATTCTTTGAGAATCAATGCTATTGCCAAGACAATTGACCCCACAAAG GTTGTGCCTCAAGCTGATAGAGTTCTGATTCGTCTTCAAGACCTGCCTCAG AAATCTGCTGGGGGAGTATTATTGCCAAAATCAGCTGTGAAGTTTGAACGGTATCTAATGGGAGAG GTTCTTTCTGTTGGTGCTGAGGTAGGTGAAGTGGAGGCTGGAAAAAAG GTTCTGTTCTCTGATATTAATGCCTATGAG GATTTGTAG
- the LOC141724252 gene encoding 10 kDa chaperonin 1, chloroplastic isoform X1 — protein sequence MASSSITLAKPFTCHKTPNFPSISNPKFPGFQRNSLRINAIAKTIDPTKVVPQADRVLIRLQDLPQKSAGGVLLPKSAVKFERYLMGEVLSVGAEVGEVEAGKKVLFSDINAYEVELGSTGKHCFCKAADLLAVVE from the exons ATGGCATCTTCTTCCATCACACTAGCTAAACCCTTTACTTGTCACAAAACCCCCAACTTTCCTTCCATTTCTAACCCCAAATTCCCTG GGTTTCAAAGAAATTCTTTGAGAATCAATGCTATTGCCAAGACAATTGACCCCACAAAG GTTGTGCCTCAAGCTGATAGAGTTCTGATTCGTCTTCAAGACCTGCCTCAG AAATCTGCTGGGGGAGTATTATTGCCAAAATCAGCTGTGAAGTTTGAACGGTATCTAATGGGAGAG GTTCTTTCTGTTGGTGCTGAGGTAGGTGAAGTGGAGGCTGGAAAAAAG GTTCTGTTCTCTGATATTAATGCCTATGAG GTGGAGTTAGGATCTACAGGAAAGCATTGTTTCTGTAAAGCTGCTGATCTGCTAGCGGTGGTTGAGTAA